A segment of the Streptomyces sp. ITFR-21 genome:
GCATCCAGGTGCCGATGGCCACCGCGGTGGCCGACGTGGCCGCGGCCCGCCGCGACTACATGGACGAGTCCGGCGGCCGGTACGTGCACGTCATCGCCGACGGCGGCTTCGGCGCCAGCGGCGACCTGCCCAAGGCCATCGCCTGCGGCGCGGACGCGGTGATGATGGGCTCCCCGCTGGCCCGCGCCACCGACGCGCCCGGCCGCGGCTTCCACTGGGGCATGGAGGCGGTCAACACCGAGCTGCCGCGCGGCAAGCGGATGAACCTCGGCACCGCCGGCACGACCGAGGAGATCCTGCTCGGCCCCTCGCACGCTCCCGACGGCTCGATGAACTTCTTCGGCGCGCTGCGCCGCTCGATGGCGACCACCGGGTACTCGGACCTGAAGGAGTTCCAGCGCGTCGAGGTGACGGTCTCACCGACCCACCACCGCTGACCCGCCGCTCCGGGCGGTGACCGCTGGCCCGCCGCTCCGGGCGGTGACCGCTGACCCACCCGCCGCCGGCCCGCCGCCGCCTGTCACGCCGCCGGCCGCGGCGGCGACGGGCGCCCGTACCGCGGCCGCGGACGCGCGCCTGCCGCGGTTCCGGTACGGGCGGCGCCGCCGCCTACAGCCGCGCCGCCGCGCCCGCCGGGGTCGCCCCCCGGGTGTCCAGCATGAGCTGCGCCTTCACCGCCAGGCCCTGCAGGTCGTATGTGCGGTGGTGCTGCAGCAGCAGCGTCAGGTCGGCCTCGGCGGCGGCCTCCCAGAGCGAGTCGGCGCGCGGCACCGGGCGGTCCAGCACCCGCCACTGCGGGACGTACGGGTCGTGGTAGGCGAGCTGCGCGCCGAGCTCGATCAGGCGGGAGCCGATCTCGCGGGCGGGGGCGCCGTCCTGCTCGGCGAGGTCGGCCTTGTAGGTGACGCCGAGCAGCAGCACGCGGGCGCCGCGCAGCGACTTGCCGTGCTCGTTGAGCAGGGCCGCGGCGCGCTGGACGACGTAGCGCGGCATCCGGCCGTTGACCTCCCGGGCGAGCTCGACCATCCGCAGCGGGTGGCCGGGCAGCCGGGGGCGGCCGGCCGGCCCGGCGGGGAAGGCGGGGGCCGTGTTGGGGTCCAGGGCGGCGGCCGGGCCGCCCACGCCGGGGCCGGGGCGGAACGCCTGGAAGCCGAACGGCTTGGTCTCCGCGCACCGGATCACGTCCCACAGGTCGACGCCGAGGTCGTGGCAGAAGACCGCCATCTCGTTGGCGAAGGCGATGTTGACGTGCCGGTAGTTGGTCTCCATCAGCTTGACCGTCTCGGCCTCGCGCAGGCCGCGGGCCCGGACCACCCGCTCGGTGAGCCGGCCGTAGAAGGCGGCGGCGGCCTCGGTGCAGGCGGGGGTGCAGCCGCCGACCACCTTGGGGGTGTTGGCGAGGTGGAAGTCGCGGTTGCCGGGGTCGAGGCGGCTGGGGGAGTAGGCGAGGTGGAAGTCCCGGCCGGCCCGCAGCCCGCCGGACTCCAGCAGCGGGCGCAGGAACCCCTCGGTGGTGCCCGGGTAGACGGCCGACTCCAGGACCACCGTGGTGTGCGGGCGCAGGTGGGCGGCCAGCGCGCGGGCGGCGGCGGCCACCTCGCCGAGGTCCGGCGTCTGGTCGGGGCCGAGCGGGGTGGGGACGCACACGACGGCGGTCCTGACCCGGCCGAGCACCCGGGGATCGGTGGTGGCGCGGAAGCCGCCGGCCAGCATCCGGCGCAGGTCGGGGGCGGAGACGGTGCCGGAGGGCACCCGGCCGGCGTTGGTCTCCGCCACCGCCGCCGGATCGGTGTCGTAGCCGATGGTGTTCACTCCGGCGGCGGTGGCCGCCTGCGCGAGCGCGAGTCCGGTGTGGCCGAGGCCGAGTACGGCGAGGTCTGCGGGCATGGGCTTCGGTCCTCCACGAAGGGACTCACGAACAGCTGTAAAGCAGGCTAACCAGACAAATCACTGATATGACCGTGCGGCGCGCCGTGCCGCCGCGGACGCTTCAAGGTGGCCGGTCCCGGGCAGGTCGATCACTATCGGGGAGAGAGATCCACGGACACCCGACCGCGAGCGCCAGGTACGGAGGCACCGATGCGCGACACAACTCTCGGCCCGGCTGAACGGGCCGCGGCCCTGGCCCGAATGGCCGAGCAGGAGCTGGACATCCTGGTGGTGGGCGGCGGAGTGGTGGGCGCCGGCACCGCGCTGGACGCCGCCACCCGCGGCCTGTCGGTCGGCATCGTCGAGGCCCGCGACTGGGCCTCCGGCACCTCCAGCCGCTCCAGCAAGCTCATCCACGGCGGCCTGCGCTACCTGGAGATGCTCGACTTCGCCCTGGTCCGCGAGGCGCTCAAGGAGCGCGGCCTGCTGCTGGAGCGGCTGGCCCCGCACCTGGTCAAGCCGGTCCCGTTCCTGTACCCGCTCCAGCACAGGGGATGGGAGCGGCTCTACGCCGGATCCGGGGTGGCGCTGTACGACGCGATGTCGGTGTCGTCCGGGCACGGCCGCGGCCTGCCGGTCCACCGCCACCTGACCCGCAAGCGCGCCTTGCAGGCGGCGCCGGCGCTGCGCAGGGACGCCCTCGTCGGCGCCCTCCAGTACTACGACGCCCAGGTCGACGACGCCCGCCTGGTGGTCACCCTGGTGCGGACCGCCAGCGCCTACGGGGCCCACGTCGCCAACGCGGCGCGGGTGGTCGCCTTCCTCCGGGAGGGTGAGCGCGTCGTCGGCGCCCGGGTGCAGGACGTGGAGGCCGGCGGCGAGTACGAGGTCAGGGCCCGCCAGGTGGTCAACGCCACCGGCGTGTGGACCGACGACACCCAGGGGCTGATCCACGAGCGCGGCCATCTGCACGTGCGCGCGTCCAAAGGTGTCCACCTGGTGGTCCCCAAGGACCGGATCCACTCGAACACCGGGCTGATCCTGCGTACCGAGAAGAGCGTGCTCTTCGTGATCCCGTGGGGCAGACACTGGATCGTCGGCACCACCGACACCGACTGGAGCCTGGACAAGGCGCACCCGGCCGCCTCCAGCGCCGATATCGACTACGTGCTCGAACACGTCAACTCCGTCCTCGCCACCCCGCTCACCAGGGACGACGTACAGGGCGTCTACGCCGGGCTGCGCCCGCTGCTGGCCGGCGAGTCGGACGCCACCAGCAAGCTGTCCCGCGAGCACACCGTCGCCCACCCACTGCCGGGCATGGTCGTGGTGGCCGGCGGCAAGTTCACCACCTACCGGGTGATGGCCAGGGACGCCGTCGACGAGGCGGTGCACGGCCTGGACCGCAGGGTCGCCGACTGCTGCACCGAGGACGTGCCGCTGGCCGGCGCCGAGGGCTACCACGCGATGTGGAACGCCCGCGCCCGCATCGCCGCCCGCACCGGGGTCCACGTCGCCCGGGTGGAGCACCTGCTCAACCGGTACGGCTCCCTCGCCGACGAGGTGCTGGCGCTGATCGAGAAGACGCCGTCGCTGGGCGCGCCGCTGGCCGCCGCCGACGACTACCTGCGCGCCGAGGTGGTCTACGCCGCCGCGGCCGAGGGCGCCCGTCACCTGGAGGACGTGCTGACCCGCAGGACCCGGATCTCCATCGAGACCTTCGACCGCGGCACGCGCAGCGCCCGGGAGGCGGCCGAGCTGATGGCCCTGGTGCTGGGCTGGGACCAGGACCAGATCGACCGGGAGGTCGCGTACTACGAGAAGCGGGTGGAGGCCGAGCGCGAGTCGCAGCTCCAGCCCGACGACCAGACCGCGGATGCGGCGCGGGTCGGCGCGCCGGATATCGTTCCGCTGTAGACGGGAGGACCCTGGCCGCGGGCGCGACACGCGCACGGGGCACGGGTGGAGGACGCGAAATGGTCGGACAGGGCGACGAGGGGCGGTTGGTCGCGGGCCGGTACCGGCTGCTGGAGCGGATCGGCCGCGGCGGCATGGGCACGGTGTGGCGGGCCGAGGACGAGCTGCTCGGCCGCCAGGTCGCGGTCAAGAAGCTGCACCCGCCGCAGCCGCACATGGCCGACGACGAACTCGCCACCCTCTTCGAACGCACCCGGCGCGAGGCCCGCGCCGCGGCCCGGATCAGCCACCCCAACGTGATCGTCGTGCACGACGTGGTCGACGACGCCGGGCTGCCGTCCATCGTCATGGAGTACGTGCCGTCGGTGACGCTCGGCGAACTCCTCAAGCGGGAGGGCCCGCTGCCGGTGGCCGAGGCGGCCCGGATCGGCCGCGGCATGGTCGCCGCGCTGCGGGCCGCGCACCGTGCCGGGGTGCTGCACCGCGACGTGAAGCCCGGCAACGTCCTGCTCGGTGTCGAGGGCGGCAGCTCCGCCGCCGACGGCGACGGGGGAGGCCGGGTGGTGCTCACCGACTTCGGCATCGCCCAGGCGTCCGGCACCTCCACGCTGACCCGCACCGGGGAGATCATCGGCTCCATCGACTTCCTGTCGCCCGAGCGCATCCGCGGCGTCCCGCCGGGCCCCGAGGCCGACCTGTGGGCGCTGGGCGCCACCCTCTACCAGGCGGTCGAGGGCACCTCGCCGTTCCGCCGGCCGACCGCGATCGAGACGGCGTACGCCATCGCCGAGGAACCCGTCGCGCCGGCGCCCAACGCGGGCGACCTCACGACGGTGATCGCCGGCCTGCTCGCCAAGGAGCCGGCCCGGCGGCTGTCCGCGGCGGAGGCCGAGCGGCTGCTGCGGCTGCCCGCCTCCGAGCAGGACACCGCGCTGGTCGGGCGGTTCACCGCCAGGCCCGACGAACTGCCGACCGCGACGGCCGTCCGCGGCTTCGGACCGATACCGGGCGCGCCGGGCGCACCGGGTGGGCCGCGCATACCCAAGACCCCCGGCGTCCCGCAGCCGGGACCGATACCGCAGTACGCGCGCAGCGCGTACGGACCGCACACCCCGCTGCCCGCGGGGCCCCCGCCGCCGGCAGGGCCGGGCGGGCGGCGCCGCGGGCGCGCCGCGGGCGGCTGGGTCGCCGCGGCGGTCGCGGTCGTCGTCGTGGCCGGCGGCGCCTACGCGGTGAGCCAGCGGGGCGGCGGCGCCGGCCCGGACGCGAAACCCACCGGCAGCGGCCCCACCGCGCCGGCCACGACGGTCGCGACCGCCACCACGCCCGCGCCGTCGACCGCTCCCGCCGTCACCACCCCGCCTCCGCCGCCGGTCCCGGCGGGCTACCACCTGTTCAGCAACCCCGACCGCGGCTACTCCCTGCCGGTGCCCGACGGCTGGACCAAACAGGTCACGCACGACGGCGAACAGGTGGACTTCATCGACCCGACGCAGCGGATCGACCTCAAGATCAGCTCGCTGGACTTCGCCAGCACCAGCCCGTACGCGCACTGGACGTCCCTGGAGTCCCAGACCCGCGGGCAGGTCGACGACTACCACCGCGAACGGCTCGATCCCACCACGCGGTTCGGCGACCCGGCGGCCATCTGGGAGTTCACCTTCCAGGGGTCGGTGCGCGAGTACCACGCGATCGACCTGGGCTTCGGCAGGCCCGGCCAGACCGAGTACGCGGTCTACCTGTCCGCCCCCGACGCCGAGTGGGACCGGCAGCGGCCGGTGTTCGACACGGCCGTGGCCGGTTTCCGGCAATCCGGCGGATAGGTCTGGTTGGCTTCCGCCTCCCCCGTTCGGCGATGATGGCTGTCTGCACTGCCCGCGGCGCGCCGCTCCCCGGCGCGGCGTTCCGTACCGCACCGCGCCGATCGCACCGCCCGTACCGCCCGCACGGCCCGTACCGCAGCACCCGGGCGCCGCACCGTCCGATACCCCGAACCGCCGCCAGACCGCCGCCAGACCGCCCGACAGACCGCCCGACAGACCGCCTGACAACGCCGGCACAGCAGAGGGAATCCATGAGCCAGGTCGAAGGTACCGACGGACGTCTCCTCGCGGACCGGTACCGGCTCGGCACCGTGCTCGGCAAGGGCGGCATGGGTACGGTCTGGCGCGCCGTCGACGAGACGCTCGGCCGCAGCGTCGCCGTCAAGGAGCTGCGCTTCCCCGGCGACGTCGACGACGACGAGAAGCGCCGCCTGGTCACCAGGACGCTGCGCGAGGCCAAGGCCACCGCGCGGATCCGCAACACCGGCGCGATCACCGTCTTCGACGTGGTCAAGGAGGACGACCGGCCGTGGATCGTGATGGAGCTGGTCGAGGGCCGGTCGCTGTCCGACGCGATCCGCGAGGACGGCCCGCTGACCCCCAAGCGCGCCGCCGAGGTCGGCCTGGTGCTGCTCGACGTGCTCCGGGCCGCGCACCGCGAGGGCATCCTGCACCGTGACGTGAAGCCGTCCAACGTGCTGCTCGCGGACGACGGGCGGGTGGTGCTCGGCGACTTCGGCATCGCGCAGATCGACGGCGACCCGTCGGTGACCTCCACCGGCATGCTGGTCGGCGCGCCCTCGTACATCTCCCCGGAACGCGCGCGCGGCCAGAAGCCGGGACCGCCGGCCGACCTGTGGTCGCTGGGCGCGCTGCTCTACGCCTCGGTCGAGGGGCACCCGCCGTACGACAAGGGCTCGGCGATCGCCACGCTGACCGCGGTGATGACCGAGCCGGTCGGCCCGATGCGCAACGCCGGGCCGCTGGCCGAGGTGATCAAGGGCCTGCTGGTCAAGGACCCCGAGCGGCGGCTGACCGAGCCCGGCGCCCGTGCCCTGCTGGCCGCGGTCGCCGAGGCCCCGGACCGCCCGGTGGCGCCGCCCGCCGCGGACGCCGGCACCGCCGTGCCGCCCGTCGACCCGCAGCCCGCCCCCAGCGACGCGCCCGCGGCCACCGTGGAGGCCGCAGCCGACCAGGCCCGGGTCCGGGACGCGCTGCGCTCGGTCCGCAGGGCCGCCGCCGCCCCGGGGCCCGGCGCCCCCGGGCACCCGCCGGGCCCGCGGGCCGGGGAGCCGTTCGCCGACGGGGGGCCGCGGCGCACCCTGGTCATAGTGATCGCCGCGGTGGTGATCGCCGTCCTGGGTACGGTGATAGGCGTCGCGATCGCCAACTCCGGCGGCGGGGACGGCGGCGGGGAGAGCAAGAACGGCGGCGGCAAGCCGTCCGCGAGCAGCACCCCCCACGCCTCCGGCACCGGACCGGCCACGGCGCCCTCCGGCCGCAGCTCCGCCGCCGGCACCCCCTCCCGTCCGGCTACGTCGGCCGCCTCGGCGGCGACCGGGACGCCGTCGGACGACGAGGGGGACGACGACAGCGGCGAGGACGAGGCCGCGGGCGCCACCCCGCCGAGCGGCTTCACCACGGTCGCCGACGCCGCGTTCCACTTCCGGATGGCCATGCCCGACGGCTGGCGTCAGACCGGCCAGGCGGGGAAAGGCTCAGGGGTGATCTACAGCGCGCACGGCGGATACCCGCGGGTCCAGGTCGACTTCTCCGACAGCCCGAAGAAGGACGCGGCCGCCGCGTGGAGGGACGAGGAGTCCACGGTGGCCGGTTCGAGCCGCGACTACCACCGGATCTCCATCGGGCCGGTCGCGTACCGCGGCTACCCCACCGCCGCCGACTGGGAGTTCACCCGCACCGTGGACGGGCGCAAGGTCCGGGTGCGCAACCGCGGCTTCGCGGTGGACGGCGACCGCGCCTACTCGATCATGGTCTCGATCCCGGCCGGCGACTGGGACAGCGCGGCCTCCGCGCGGCTGCGGGACACGTTCTTCGCGACGTTCACCCCCACCGACTGACGGCCGGGCACCGGCCTTTCAGCAGCCGGGCGGCCGGCGCGGACGGGGTGCCGGCCCGCGCACGGAAGCACAACGGGAGTACAAGAGGCGGCAAAGGGGTAAGCAGCTACTCGGCCAGGGCCGGGGCCGCACGAACAACCGGGAAACCGGCCGAAGGATTGCCGCGCAGCACGTATGGTGAGTACTTGAGGACCGTCCGCATCCGCATCCGGACGCAAGCGTGACCGGGTCGGACCGGGTCGGATCGGACCATGTGGCGCAGGAGAGTTGGACCGGGGCCGAGAGGGGGGCACCGTGGAGGAGTACGCAGGGCGGGTGCTCGCCGAGCGCTATCGGCTGCCCAGGCCGCCGGCCGACGAGTTCGAGTTGGCCGAGACCCGCGCCTTCGACACGTACAGCGGGCAGGAGGTCCTGGTCCGGCAGGTGCTGCTGCCCGAGGTGGTGACCGCCGAACTGCCGGGCGAGGACGGGCCGTTCGGCGACCCGGAGGGGCTGGGTGACAGTGCCAGGCGGGCGCTGGACGCGGCCCGCGCCGCCGCCGCAATCCCCGACCACCCGCGCTTGGTGCAGGTCTTCGACATCTTCGTCGAGGGCGGCAGCCTGTGGATCGCGAGCGAACTGGTGTCCGCCCGGCCGCTCGCCGCGTTCCTCGCTGAGCGCCCGCTGGACGCCTTCCGCGCCGCCGAGATCGCCTCCGACGTGCTGGCCGCGCTGCGGGCGCTGCACACCCACGGCTGGACCCACCGCAACGTCACCGCCAGCACCGTGCTGCTCTGCGACGACGGCCGGGCGATGCTCGGCGGACTCGCCGCCGGCGCCGCCCAGGAGGCGCTGTGCGGCTACGACCCGCTGCCCGAGCAGGTACTGGCCGGCGGCACCGAGCCGTCCTGGCACGGCCCGCAGTCCGCGTTGGAGCAGGAGCGGGCCCGGCAGAACCGGATCACCGTGGTCGGCGCGGTCACCGAGCGCTGGGCGCCCGAGCAGGCCCACGAGGTGCACGAGAACTGGCGGCTGTCCCCGCCGGTCGGCCCGGCGGCCGACCTGTGGGCGCTCGGCTCGCTGCTGTTCCGCAGCGTCCAGGGCCACCCGCCCTACCCCGAGGACAGCGCCGCCGAACTCGTTCAACTGGTGTGCGCCGAACCACCCGCCTTCGCCGAGGAGTGCGGCCCGCTGCGGCCGGTCGTGGAGTCGCTGCTGCGCCCCGACCCCGAGGAGCGCCCCGACGCCGAGGAGTTGGGCGGCTGGCTGCGGTCGCTGATCCGCTCCGCGCCCGAACCCGACCTCGGCACCGTGACCGTCCCGCTGCCCACCGACGCGACGAAGCTGCCGGTCAAGCGGCGCAAGGGCGAGCTGGTCCGCAAGCGGCGCGAGCGGGTTGCCGCGGACGCCGACCCGTCCGGCCAGCACCGCCGGCACGCCCGCGGCAAGCAGGCCAAGGCGGTCCGCGCCAAGCGGGAGAGCGCCCGGCTCAGCGAGATGATGCAGGAGCGGTTCCCCGAGGAGCAGGTGGTCTCCCACACCTCCGCCGCCGCTGAGGCCCAGCCGCGCCGGCTCGGTGCCCGCCTCCTGGTCGCGGTACTGGTGGTGCTGGCCGCCGTGGTGCTTTACGCCATGCTCGTCATGCCCAACCGCCACACCTCCTCCGCCGACCCGAACGGCGACCGCACGGTGCCGGCGGAGATGCCGGGCAGCGGCGGCGGCAGCAAGGACCACACCACCGCGCCACCCACCACCGCCGCGGCCAGTACCGAGCCGACCGGCAAGGCGCCCACGACCAAGCCCCCGGCCACCGAGCCGACGACCGACGCCCCCAGCGCGCCCCCCGACCTCGGGCCCGACTTCGCGCTGCGCGCCGACAGCGCGGGCTTCACCGTCGCCGTGCACACCGGCTGGCTGCGGTCCGGCAAGAACAACCAGGGCCAGGTGCGCTACACCGGCAGCGACATCACCATGACCGTGGTCCCCGGCCGCGACAAGGCGTCCGGCGACACCAGCGACCCCCTGGCGTACCAGCTGGTGGAACGCGAACTCGCCGACTTCCGCGCCTCGTCGTGGTCCTCCGCGGCCGGCCTGCAGACGCTCACCATCCGCGGCCACCAGGCCGCCGAGGGCGAGTACACCTGGCGGGACGCCGACGAGCAGAGCGTCTACGCCCGCAACCTGGCGATCCTGGTGGGCGGCCGCTACCACGTCGTGCTGATCGCCGGCCCGGACAGCCAACGCGCCGCCGTGCAGCGCGCGTTCGACAAGGTCGTGGAGACGTACACGGCAGGCTGACCCGTACCGCACCCGTACCGCACCCGTACCGCACCCGTACCGCACCCGTACCGCACGGCAGGACGGCGCGGACCGGCCGCCGCGGGCCCGACCGCGCGGGCCTGCCGGCGCGGTCGTGTCGGGTGGCGCCGTGTGCGGATCGTGTGCGGAGCGCCGGGGGCGGCCACCGGGCTGCGGCATCATGACGGTATGGCAAGTGACGGGGGACGGACCACGGCCGCGCACCAGCCGCGGGACGTGATCGCCGGCCGGTACCGGATCACCGGACGGCTGGGGCGCGGCGGGATGGGCACGGTCTGGCGGGCCACCGACGAGCTGTTGCGGCGGCAGGTCGCGGTCAAGGAACTGCACCTGCCCGGCGCCGGCCTGACCGAGGCGGAGGCGGACAAGCAGCGCGGCCGGGCGCTGCGCGAGGCGCGCAGCGTGGCCCGGGTCCGGCATCCGCACGTCGTGGTGGTGCACGACGTGGTGGAGCAGGACGGCCGGCCGTGGATCGTGATGGAACTGGTCGACGGGCTGTCGCTGGCCGACCGGCTGGCTGCGGACGGCCCGCTGGAGCCGCGGGAGGCGGCCAGGATCGGCGCCGCGGTCGCCGACGCGCTGCGCGCCGCCCACCGGCACGACATCCAGCACCGCGACGTGAAGCCGGCCAACGTGCTGCTCGGCGAGGACGGCCGGGTGGTGCTCAGCGACTTCGGCATCGCCCGGCTGCCCGGCGGCAACACCATCTCCGAGACCGGGTCGTTCGTCGGCTCGCCCGAGTACACCGCGCCCGAACGGATGTCGGGGCAGCCGGCCGGGCCCGCGGCCGACCTGTGGTCGCTGGGTGTGCTGCTGTGCGCGGCCGTCGACGGGCAGTCGCCGTTCCACCGCGAGTCGATCGGCGAGATCGTGCACGCGGTCGCCCTCGGCGCCATCGACCCGCCGGCGGCGGCCGGCCCGCTGGCACCGGTGATCAGGGGCCTGCTGGAGCGGGATCCGGCCCGCCGGATGTCGGCCGCGCGGGTACGGACGGAGCTGACGGCGTACGCGCAGACCGGGACCGGGCCGTCGGCGCCCACCCCGGAACTGCCGTCGGCCGTCCCGGATCCGGCCCCGGCCGCGTCCCCCGCGCCGGCGCCGGATCCGACCACCCCGGAACCGGCGCCGGGCGGATCCGCCGCCGGGCCGGGGGTACCCGCCGGCCACCGCTCCCGGGGCCGTACCGCGGTCGTGGCGCTCGCCGTGGTGGTGCTCGCGGTCGTCGCGGGGGCGACCGCGGCGGTGCTGGTCACCCGCGGCGCGGACGGCGCCCCCGCGCCGGCCCTGGCGAGCGGGCCGCCGGTCAGCGCCGCCCCGGCCCGCCGTGCCCCGGCCACCACCCCGGCGCCGCCGCTCCCGGCCGGCTACACCGCGGTCACCGACCCCGAGGGCTTCTCGGTGGCCCTGCTCACGGGCTCCCGCCGCGACCCGCAGGGTCCCCGGACGTACTACTGGTCGCCGGGGAACGTCTTCCGCTTCGGCGAGCGCGAGCAGGTGCCGGACCCGCGCGGCCCGTACGCGGTGATGCACGACCAGCACGTGGAGGCGCCGACCTCGGGGGTCTACCCGGGCTACCGGGACGGGGTGATCACCCGCACCACCCGGCACCGGCAGGAGGCGGCGCTGTGGGAGTTCACCTACGACGGCTTCACCGCCGCCGGAGGCGCCCGGCGCACCTTCGACCTGTGCTGGACGGAGAACGGGCGGATGTACGACATATGGGTGTCGGGCCCGGTGGCCCAGGTGGAAACGACCCGCCGGGCCTTCGACACGGCCGTCAGCACCTTCCGGCCGGGCTGATCCGCCCGGGATGCCCCGGGATGCCCCGGGATGCCGCGGGCCCGCCCGCCGGGTCGGGGGCCGCCGGGGGCGGCGCTTGCGGTCCGCCCCGGTCGCGGCTTCCCGGGCCGCGCCCCGGCGGGCTCCGGGGCGCGCTTTCCGTCCGGCCGGGAGCCGCGGCCCGGCCCGGGGGTTTCGCGTACCGTCGGTTACGGCGGTCCGAGCTGCGGTGACACGGCCCCGGGTGGAACGTGCCGGTGATCGGTGGCGTGGTCGCGCGGCGCGGCGAGAAAACGGCTACTCACGGGTAGCCGTCGGCGCCCGGCGGTCGTAACCTCACCGGCATGACGGAATCGCCGCAGCTCCCCCCGCCCACCGCCGACGGAAACCCGGTCGTGCCCGCGGGCGGGCGCGGTCCGCTCGACGTCGTCACCCCGGACCTGCTGGCCCGGCTGACCCGCGGCGTCGTCGGGAGCGGCAAGGCGGTCAGCCACACCCCGCTGACCGGCGGGAAGCTCGCCGACCTCCCCGAGACCACCCTGGCGGAGGTCGCGGCGGCCTTCGACCGGGCCCGCGCCGCACAGCACGGGTGGGCCGCCACCCCGGTCCGGCGCCGCGCCGCCGTACTGCTCCGCTTCCACGACCTGCTGCTCACCCGGCAGGCCGAGGTGCTCGACCTGATCCAGCTGGAGACCGGCAAAGCCCGCCTGCACGCCCACGAGGAGGTGCAGTCGGTCGCCGCGGCGGCCCGGCACTACGGCGTCAAGGCGCCCGGCTACCTCGGGCCCAAGCGGCACACCGGCGCGATCCCGGTACTGACCAGGGCCGTCGAGCTGCGCCAGCCGCGCGGGGTGGTCGGGCAGATCGCGCCCTGGAACTACCCGCTGGAGCTGACCGTCGGTGACGCGCTGCCCGCGCT
Coding sequences within it:
- a CDS encoding nucleotide sugar dehydrogenase, producing MPADLAVLGLGHTGLALAQAATAAGVNTIGYDTDPAAVAETNAGRVPSGTVSAPDLRRMLAGGFRATTDPRVLGRVRTAVVCVPTPLGPDQTPDLGEVAAAARALAAHLRPHTTVVLESAVYPGTTEGFLRPLLESGGLRAGRDFHLAYSPSRLDPGNRDFHLANTPKVVGGCTPACTEAAAAFYGRLTERVVRARGLREAETVKLMETNYRHVNIAFANEMAVFCHDLGVDLWDVIRCAETKPFGFQAFRPGPGVGGPAAALDPNTAPAFPAGPAGRPRLPGHPLRMVELAREVNGRMPRYVVQRAAALLNEHGKSLRGARVLLLGVTYKADLAEQDGAPAREIGSRLIELGAQLAYHDPYVPQWRVLDRPVPRADSLWEAAAEADLTLLLQHHRTYDLQGLAVKAQLMLDTRGATPAGAAARL
- a CDS encoding glycerol-3-phosphate dehydrogenase/oxidase — protein: MRDTTLGPAERAAALARMAEQELDILVVGGGVVGAGTALDAATRGLSVGIVEARDWASGTSSRSSKLIHGGLRYLEMLDFALVREALKERGLLLERLAPHLVKPVPFLYPLQHRGWERLYAGSGVALYDAMSVSSGHGRGLPVHRHLTRKRALQAAPALRRDALVGALQYYDAQVDDARLVVTLVRTASAYGAHVANAARVVAFLREGERVVGARVQDVEAGGEYEVRARQVVNATGVWTDDTQGLIHERGHLHVRASKGVHLVVPKDRIHSNTGLILRTEKSVLFVIPWGRHWIVGTTDTDWSLDKAHPAASSADIDYVLEHVNSVLATPLTRDDVQGVYAGLRPLLAGESDATSKLSREHTVAHPLPGMVVVAGGKFTTYRVMARDAVDEAVHGLDRRVADCCTEDVPLAGAEGYHAMWNARARIAARTGVHVARVEHLLNRYGSLADEVLALIEKTPSLGAPLAAADDYLRAEVVYAAAAEGARHLEDVLTRRTRISIETFDRGTRSAREAAELMALVLGWDQDQIDREVAYYEKRVEAERESQLQPDDQTADAARVGAPDIVPL
- a CDS encoding serine/threonine-protein kinase, with the protein product MVGQGDEGRLVAGRYRLLERIGRGGMGTVWRAEDELLGRQVAVKKLHPPQPHMADDELATLFERTRREARAAARISHPNVIVVHDVVDDAGLPSIVMEYVPSVTLGELLKREGPLPVAEAARIGRGMVAALRAAHRAGVLHRDVKPGNVLLGVEGGSSAADGDGGGRVVLTDFGIAQASGTSTLTRTGEIIGSIDFLSPERIRGVPPGPEADLWALGATLYQAVEGTSPFRRPTAIETAYAIAEEPVAPAPNAGDLTTVIAGLLAKEPARRLSAAEAERLLRLPASEQDTALVGRFTARPDELPTATAVRGFGPIPGAPGAPGGPRIPKTPGVPQPGPIPQYARSAYGPHTPLPAGPPPPAGPGGRRRGRAAGGWVAAAVAVVVVAGGAYAVSQRGGGAGPDAKPTGSGPTAPATTVATATTPAPSTAPAVTTPPPPPVPAGYHLFSNPDRGYSLPVPDGWTKQVTHDGEQVDFIDPTQRIDLKISSLDFASTSPYAHWTSLESQTRGQVDDYHRERLDPTTRFGDPAAIWEFTFQGSVREYHAIDLGFGRPGQTEYAVYLSAPDAEWDRQRPVFDTAVAGFRQSGG
- a CDS encoding serine/threonine-protein kinase, which encodes MSQVEGTDGRLLADRYRLGTVLGKGGMGTVWRAVDETLGRSVAVKELRFPGDVDDDEKRRLVTRTLREAKATARIRNTGAITVFDVVKEDDRPWIVMELVEGRSLSDAIREDGPLTPKRAAEVGLVLLDVLRAAHREGILHRDVKPSNVLLADDGRVVLGDFGIAQIDGDPSVTSTGMLVGAPSYISPERARGQKPGPPADLWSLGALLYASVEGHPPYDKGSAIATLTAVMTEPVGPMRNAGPLAEVIKGLLVKDPERRLTEPGARALLAAVAEAPDRPVAPPAADAGTAVPPVDPQPAPSDAPAATVEAAADQARVRDALRSVRRAAAAPGPGAPGHPPGPRAGEPFADGGPRRTLVIVIAAVVIAVLGTVIGVAIANSGGGDGGGESKNGGGKPSASSTPHASGTGPATAPSGRSSAAGTPSRPATSAASAATGTPSDDEGDDDSGEDEAAGATPPSGFTTVADAAFHFRMAMPDGWRQTGQAGKGSGVIYSAHGGYPRVQVDFSDSPKKDAAAAWRDEESTVAGSSRDYHRISIGPVAYRGYPTAADWEFTRTVDGRKVRVRNRGFAVDGDRAYSIMVSIPAGDWDSAASARLRDTFFATFTPTD
- a CDS encoding protein kinase; this encodes MEEYAGRVLAERYRLPRPPADEFELAETRAFDTYSGQEVLVRQVLLPEVVTAELPGEDGPFGDPEGLGDSARRALDAARAAAAIPDHPRLVQVFDIFVEGGSLWIASELVSARPLAAFLAERPLDAFRAAEIASDVLAALRALHTHGWTHRNVTASTVLLCDDGRAMLGGLAAGAAQEALCGYDPLPEQVLAGGTEPSWHGPQSALEQERARQNRITVVGAVTERWAPEQAHEVHENWRLSPPVGPAADLWALGSLLFRSVQGHPPYPEDSAAELVQLVCAEPPAFAEECGPLRPVVESLLRPDPEERPDAEELGGWLRSLIRSAPEPDLGTVTVPLPTDATKLPVKRRKGELVRKRRERVAADADPSGQHRRHARGKQAKAVRAKRESARLSEMMQERFPEEQVVSHTSAAAEAQPRRLGARLLVAVLVVLAAVVLYAMLVMPNRHTSSADPNGDRTVPAEMPGSGGGSKDHTTAPPTTAAASTEPTGKAPTTKPPATEPTTDAPSAPPDLGPDFALRADSAGFTVAVHTGWLRSGKNNQGQVRYTGSDITMTVVPGRDKASGDTSDPLAYQLVERELADFRASSWSSAAGLQTLTIRGHQAAEGEYTWRDADEQSVYARNLAILVGGRYHVVLIAGPDSQRAAVQRAFDKVVETYTAG